From one Pecten maximus chromosome 8, xPecMax1.1, whole genome shotgun sequence genomic stretch:
- the LOC117333761 gene encoding uncharacterized protein LOC117333761 isoform X1, which yields MNSTFVVPPPPEQSLNASFDLTVQDDDDPVCISERSLGDAPLTDTVVVDEDTTYEIVESGTIRRCRKLIATDGYSYTVKSSNPTTTQWRCAVRNRSTWCRASVSQRGTTFTPGSADHIHPPDHSTAMLVRVKKQIWEDANAQPFTSAQTIVEEKLQANVDDDDFDLPKPANLIRRRGSIPTSPRRPVHSRTRPCHTQEAGHTHTKKKKTKHFGS from the exons ATGAACTCGACGTTTGTTGTCCCCCCACCACCGGAGCAGTCGCTGAACGCCTCGTTTGACCTGACGGTACAGGATGACGATGATCCCGTCTGCATATCGGAGAG ATCTTTAGGTGATGCGCCCCTCACTGACACCGTCGTGGTAGACGAGGACACCACCTACGAGATCGTGGAGAGCGGGACCATCCGTCGCTGCCGGAAGCTGATCGCCACCGATGGCTATTCATACACGGTTAAG AGCTCCAACCCCACCACAACTCAGTGGAGATGCGCTGTCCGGAACCGATCGACATGGTGCCGCGCTTCCGTCAGCCAGAGAGGAACCACGTTCACGCCCGGATCAGCAGACCACATCCACCCTCCTGACCATTCCACAGCCATGCTTGTCCGTGTCAAGAAACAG ATCTGGGAAGATGCCAACGCTCAGCCGTTTACATCTGCGCAGACGATAGTGGAGGAGAAGCTGCAGGCCAACGTTGATGACGACGACTTCGACTTGCCGAAGCCCGCCAACCTGATCCGG CGTAGAGG GAGTATACCAACATCTCCGCGCCGACCAGTTCACAGTCGAACAAGGCCATGCCACACCCAGGAGGCaggtcacacacacacaaaaaaaaaaaaaacaaaacattttggTTCTTGA
- the LOC117333761 gene encoding uncharacterized protein LOC117333761 isoform X2 translates to MALPFLPSPQIHDAFVKLKRLANTPELTQLVDYLDRYWFRSGVWSTANWCVHRQSVRTNNDVEGWHRRINTKARRANLPFYMLVPLLHQEGRLVTLQMRLVAEQALRRQQTTVYRRIQGKIQTLWDQYAEQEISSSTFLKTVGKIYCPATVRPTPDDE, encoded by the exons ATGGCGTTGCCGTTCCTCCCGTCGCCTCAGATTCACGACGCCTTTGTGAAGCTGAAGCGTCTGGCCAACACCCCAGAGCTGACTCAGCTGGTCGATTACCTCGACAG ATACTGGTTCAGGAGCGGTGTCTGGTCGACTGCGAACTGGTGCGTCCATCGACAGTCCGTCCGCACCAACAACGACGTAGAGG GTTGGCATCGCAGGATCAACACCAAGGCTCGCCGGGCGAACCTCCCGTTCTACATGCTCGTCCCATTGCTTCACCAGGAAGGCCGCCTGGTCACCCTCCAGATGAGGCTGGTAGCCGAGCAGGCCCTGCGTCGCCAGCAGACTACAGTGTACCGCCGGATCCAGGGGAAGATCCAGACGTTGTGGGACCAG tATGCTGAGCAGGAGATCTCGAGCTCGACCTTCCTGAAGACCGTCGGCAAGATCTACTGCCCAGCGACGGTCCGACCAACACCAGACGACGAATGA